The following coding sequences are from one Rhabdothermincola sediminis window:
- a CDS encoding dihydrolipoyl dehydrogenase family protein produces the protein MAKRFVIIGGGPAGNQAATHAARLGAEVTLVEKDIVGGAAHLWDCIPSKAMIATGGALRLINEAPGMGLTQVSAALDFDALKERIGSIEARLQASVTELLESQGVRLLRGRGRLASPHEVLVDTDEGAQHLEADVIVLSTGSRPRIPDWAAVDHHRVLTTRDAYPPPELPDHLVVIGAGVTGVEFVHMFASLGSEVTFIVSRQQVLPQKDPEVAAALEADFLARGVRLLKGARAVGVEVAGESVTVRCDDGRSASGSHAILAIGSIPNSEGLGLDAAGVKVDRSGYVVVNHNCQSTVPHIYVAGDLSGKLPLSSVAAMQGRKIAEHAMGLHVGPHRHLDYEKAASAIFTEPEIADVGLAEADAFAEGRKIRVTKVPFSANAKALIDNDPRGFVKIVSDPATGVVLGGSIVGRHAAELISVIALAVNAGLRVTDIVESLLVHPALAEALSDAAE, from the coding sequence ATGGCCAAGCGCTTCGTGATCATCGGTGGCGGTCCCGCGGGGAACCAGGCGGCCACGCACGCCGCTCGACTCGGGGCCGAGGTCACCTTGGTCGAGAAGGACATCGTGGGAGGCGCGGCGCACCTGTGGGACTGCATCCCTTCCAAGGCGATGATCGCCACCGGCGGCGCCTTGCGGCTCATCAACGAGGCGCCGGGGATGGGCCTGACCCAGGTGAGCGCAGCACTGGATTTCGATGCGCTGAAGGAGCGCATCGGCTCCATCGAGGCCCGGTTGCAGGCTTCGGTGACGGAACTGCTCGAGAGCCAGGGGGTGCGGCTGCTGCGGGGTCGGGGCCGTCTCGCCAGCCCGCACGAGGTGCTCGTGGACACGGACGAGGGCGCCCAGCACCTCGAGGCCGACGTGATCGTGCTGTCCACCGGCAGCCGGCCGCGGATCCCCGACTGGGCCGCCGTCGACCACCACCGGGTCCTCACCACCCGTGACGCGTACCCGCCACCGGAGCTGCCCGATCACCTGGTGGTGATCGGCGCGGGGGTCACCGGGGTGGAGTTCGTCCACATGTTCGCGTCGCTGGGCAGCGAGGTGACCTTCATCGTGAGCCGCCAGCAGGTGCTCCCCCAGAAGGACCCGGAGGTGGCGGCTGCGCTCGAAGCGGACTTCCTGGCAAGGGGGGTGCGGTTGCTCAAGGGTGCTCGGGCGGTCGGGGTCGAGGTCGCGGGTGAGTCGGTGACCGTGCGCTGCGACGACGGGCGGTCCGCGAGCGGATCGCACGCGATCCTGGCCATCGGGTCGATCCCCAACTCGGAGGGACTGGGCCTCGACGCCGCGGGGGTGAAGGTCGACCGGTCCGGCTACGTGGTGGTGAACCACAACTGCCAGTCGACCGTTCCCCACATCTACGTTGCGGGGGACCTGTCGGGGAAGTTGCCCCTGTCGTCGGTGGCGGCGATGCAGGGTCGCAAGATCGCCGAGCACGCCATGGGCCTGCACGTCGGCCCTCACCGCCACCTCGACTACGAGAAGGCGGCGTCGGCCATCTTCACCGAGCCGGAGATCGCGGACGTCGGCTTGGCCGAAGCCGACGCCTTCGCCGAGGGTCGCAAGATCCGGGTCACCAAGGTGCCCTTCTCGGCGAACGCCAAAGCGCTCATCGACAACGACCCCCGGGGCTTCGTGAAGATCGTGTCCGACCCGGCGACGGGGGTGGTCCTCGGCGGCTCGATCGTGGGGCGGCACGCCGCGGAGCTCATCTCGGTGATCGCGCTGGCGGTCAACGCCGGGCTCCGGGTCACCGACATCGTCGAGAGCCTGCTGGTGCACCCGGCGCTCGCCGAGGCGCTCTCCGACGCGGCTGAATGA
- a CDS encoding ABC transporter permease, producing the protein MSESRVGVPNPEDLAFESVTVDGWRGRPPDPRSGDVPPAPAGISVVLGASGAGKTTLLRLCNRLEVPSSVQLVLVGWALHLVLDPSRPLAWAFAWVAAMIVFAAFTVRQRASEVPAVFPWRP; encoded by the coding sequence GTGAGCGAGAGCCGCGTCGGCGTACCGAACCCCGAGGATCTCGCCTTCGAGTCGGTGACCGTCGATGGATGGCGAGGGAGGCCACCGGATCCTCGATCGGGTGACGTGCCGCCTGCCCCTGCGGGCATCAGTGTGGTCCTCGGTGCGTCGGGCGCGGGTAAGACGACCCTGCTGCGGCTCTGCAACCGCTTGGAGGTCCCGTCGTCGGTCCAGCTGGTGCTCGTCGGCTGGGCGCTGCACCTGGTGCTGGACCCCTCTCGACCGTTGGCCTGGGCGTTCGCCTGGGTGGCGGCGATGATCGTCTTCGCCGCGTTCACCGTGCGCCAGCGGGCCTCCGAGGTCCCCGCCGTGTTCCCGTGGCGGCCATGA